CTTCAACTGCAACAAACTGCTCCAGCCAATAGCGTAATTGATTATGCCGATCAGCCAGAGGCGTGTGCTGTAACCAGTAATGATAAGCGGGTAAATCAAAATCACAGGTACCGCCAGCAATACTGGAACGCTGACGAATACTGTATAAAAACTCGTTTTCTTTTAACGCCTGGCCAATACCGGCTTTACGAATTTGCAAGGCATCCAGCGTTTGATCCAGCTCGGCCAACAGCAGATCGAGTGCCTGACGATCAACGCCGGGCGTATTTTCAAGTGCAGATAAGGTCGTAACCAGTCGCTCAACTTCTTTGATAATCTCAGCTTTTAAATCACTGCGTTCAAAGATGCTCAAGACGTTGAGCATGGCATCAATAGCTTCACGGTGACTGAAAATCTCATCGCGTTGGATGCTGTGATGAATACGAGCGAATAAAAACTCCAGACGCAAGAAAGTCCGAATACGCTCATTAAGGGGCTGTTCGTAAATAGTCGTTGTATTCTCAGACACGTCAGTTCATTGGGCTGGTTTATTAAAATGACAGTGTTGCCGATATACCTTCAGCAACATTTCAACCTGTGATGCTAATGCATGCTGGCTGTGATTGTTATCAATGATGTCATCAGCATAGTGTAATCTGCGTTGCTCATCAATCTGTGCATTAAGGATCTGTCTCGCCAACTGGGGGGAAATCGCATCCCGTTGTTGTAAGCGCTGTTGTTTCACTTTATCGTCAGCCGTAATCACTAATATTCGGTCAAACAAATCCTGCATTTGTGCTTCTATCAGTAATGGCACCGCAATGACGACCAAATCTGCCGTTGCATTATGCATTTGCGCTATTATCGCTTTTCTAATCGGCGGATGCAGGATCTGTTCTAATTTAGACCGTGCCGCTTCATCCGTAAAAATCAATTCTCTCAATGCCTTACGGTCCAACTGGCCATCATCCAGCGCATACTGGTTGCCAAACGTTTGCAAGATACTGCGCCAAGCTGGCTGATCCGGCGCAGACAATTCTTTTGCCAGCCTATCTGCATCGATAATTTTTGCGCCGCCTTCGGCTAATAACTTGCAAACGGTACTTTTGCCACTAGCCGCGCCGCCAGTGAGGCCAACCCTGAGCATCAGTCAAGCCAGTCCTGCCAGCCGTAAATAGGCATGATTAAGTTGTTCGCCCCATATCAAGGCCAGCCAGCCAGCTGCAGCCAGATAGGGGCCAAACGGGATCGGCTGACTATGTTGATGCTGTTTAAACAGGATAAGGCAAATTCCAAGCACTGCCCCCACTAATGACGACAAAATAATAATGACGGGTAAAAACTGCCAGCCCAGCCAAGCGCCTAAAGCCGCCAGTAATTTGAAATCACCGTAGCCCATGCCTTCTTTGCCCGTAATCAGTCGAAATAGTTGATAAACCAGCCATAGCGCCATATAGCCAGAGATAGCGCCTATCACTGCCGAGGTCAGATCCGTAAAAACATTAAATAGGTTGAATACCAACCCCATCCAGAGTAGCGGCAGGGTTAAGTTGTCAGGTAACAGCTGTTTATCAACATCAATAAAGGTCAGCGCAATCAATAGCCAGGTGAGTAATAAAGCGCCAAGGCATGCCCAGCTAAACCCAAAGTGAGCCGCTACAATCGCCGACAAAACACCAGTTAATAATTCGATCAGTGGATAGCGAATCGAAATCGGCGCCCGACATGCCCGGCAGCGCCCACCAAGGATCAGGTAACTCAGGATAGGAATATTATCCAAGGCGGGAATAGCCTTGCCACAATCAGGACAACGAGAACGAGGGCGGCTCAGTGTCAGTGTCGATTGTGTCGGGGCCTTGGAATCCATTAGCTCATGACATTGTCGCTCCCAGTCGCGTTGCATGATAAGGGGGATGCGGTGGATGACGACATTTAAAAAGCTGCCAATCAGCAATCCTAAAATAGTGGCTGTTATTACAAAAGCCAGCGTTGAACTGACTAGCAAATCGACAACCGGCATTACACCACCGCGCCAAGCTTGAATATCGGCAGATACATGGCAATAACCAGCGTACCCACAACCACACCCAGAAAGGCCATAATGAGTGGTTCAAGTAAGGCGGTCATGTTATCGACGGCATCATCCACTTCGCGCTCGAAGAAATCAGCAACTTTCGCCAGCATCGAGTCCAAAGACCCCGATTCCTCACCAATCGCGACCATTTGAATCACCATATTGGGAAATAACTCGGTATCAACCATGGCTTTGTTAAGCTGTGTTCCGGTTGCCACATCATCGCGCATGGCGAGTGTGGCATCGGTATAAACTATATTGCCCGTCGCACCGGCTACAGATGTCATCGCATCTACCATTGGCACCCCCGCTTTAAACATGACCGAAAATGTCCGGGAAAACCGGGCGATGGCACCTTTGGTCATCACCTCGCCGATAACCGGCAATTTGAGGGTTAAGCGATCCAGAAAGTGTTGTACTTTGCGAGAGCGTTTCTTGGCCATCATAAAGCCGACAACCGTGCCAATCAGCACCCCGAATATCAGCCACCATTTCTCTTGGAAAACCTCAGAAATCGAGATAACCAACTTGGTCAGGCCAGGCAGATCAGCGCCAAATCCGGTAAACAAAGATTCAAACTGAGGAATAACAAAAATCATCAATATGGCGGTCACGATGAAAGCCACGACGATAATGGCAGCCGGATACACCAATGCTTTACGAATTTTGGCTTTAAGGGCTTCCGTTTTTTCCTGATAGGTGGCAATTTCGTGTAACAACGCTTCCAGCGTGCCTGATTGTTCACCGGCATTGACAAGGCTTACGTAGAGGTCATTAAAGTGAAGCGGGAATTTTGATAAAGATTCGGCAAGACTAGTGCCTGATTCCACATCTGCCTTAATGCTAAGAATCATCTCTTGCATGGAGGCATTCTCATGGCCTTCGCCAATGATTTGCATGGATTGCATTAACGGCACGCCAGAAGACATCATGGTGGCCAGCATTCGGCTGAAAATGGCAATGTCGGCGGGTTTGATAGGCGGTTTTCTTGGCGCAAACAAGTCCTTGGGTTTCTTGCGCACTTTTAACGGTGTAATGCCCTGACGGCGCAGATCGGCACGAACTGCTTGCACACCTTCTCCCGTCATCTGTCCTTTGACCCGCCGCCCTTGCTTGTTGGTGCCCTGCCAGAGATAAAGCGTCGGCGCTGGTTCTCGTTTTTTCTTCGCTGCTACCGCTTGCGCCATGACCTATTCCTTAATCACGCGATTAATTTCTTCCAGACTGGTCAGGCCTGCCGCCACTTTTTTCAGTCCAGATGCCCGTAAATCATCAATACCTTCTTGTTCAGCCTGATCGGCCAGTTGGATGGCATTACCATTTTCCATAATGATGCGACCCATTTCTTCAGAAACAGGCATTACTTGATAAATCCCCACGCGGCCTTTGTAACCGGCAGTACAGGAATCACACCCGACGGCTTTGTACGGTTTAAAACCGGTATCGACTTGTTGTTGGCTGAACCCTTCTGCTAGCAAAGTTTCCGCAGGCACATCCTCGGGCTGCTTGCACTTGGGACACAATCGGCGAGCCAGCCGCTGTGCAATGATGAGCGATACGGCAGAGGCGATATTAAAGGCGGGCACACCCATATTGGCAAGTCGTGTCAGGGTTTGTGGCGCATCATTAGTATGCAGAGTAGAGAACACCATATGACCAGTTTGTGCCGCTTTAATCGCAATTTCAGCGGTTTCCAGATCCCGGATCTCACCGACCATGATGACATCGGGATCCTGACGCAAAAAAGCCCGCAAACATTGTGAAAAGTCGAGGCCGATTTGCGGATGTACATTCACCTGGTTAATGCCGGGCAAGTTGATTTCTGCGGGGTCTTCAGCGGTTGAAATATTCCGATCATCGGTATTGAGAATATTCAGAGCCGTATAGAGCGAGACGGTTTTACCGCTACCCGTCGGGCCAGTAACCAGAATCATGCCATAAGGTTTATGCATGGTATCGAGAAAGATTTGTTTCTGGTCTTCCTCATAACCGAGCGCATCAATACCCATCTGTGCACTGGTTGGATCCAGGATCCGTAATACAATTTTTTCACCAAACAGCGTTGGGATGGTGTTGACCCGGAAGTCGATGGCTTTGTTTTTGGATAATTTCAGCCGCATGCGACCATCTTGAGGGACTCGTCTTTCGGCAATATTCATTCGCGATAGCACTTTTAAACGTGCTGCAATACGGCCACTTAAAGCAACCGGTGCGGTCTTGGTCTCATGCAAAATACCATCAATACGAATACGAACCCGGTATTTATTTTCATATGGCTCGAAGTGAATGTCCGAAGCGCCTGCTTTGATAGACTGGGTCATGATGCCATTGATGAACCGAACAACGGGGGTGTCATCAATATTGCTTTCGGTAATGTCAGCAGAACGATCAACCTCGTCATCGGGACCAAGATCAATATCATCAAGGTCTGCATTGGCAAATTCGTCTAGTTGTTGTTCGCGTTTGTCTAAGGCTTTTTCAATACTTAGTGCCAGTTTTTGTTCATCAACCAAAACCGGATAAGTATTTAATGCCGTGTTAAATTGAAATTCATCCAGCGCCTGCAGATTAGTGGGATCTGAAACGGCGACAAATAATCGTTTACCCCGCTGAAATAAAGGCAGCGCGTTATGCTGGCGAATCAATTTTTCCTGAAACAAACTGGTCGGCGCCAGTTCCAGATTCATGGTATCGATATCAAATAGAGGAACACCGAATTCTTGAGAGGCAATATCCGCGATTTTTTGGCTGGATAACAGTTTGTGATTAACCAAATAGGTAACCAGCGATTGCTTCGCTTGTTTGGCCGCCATTTGCGCAGATTGGGCTTCTTCTTCCGAAAGCAGGCCTTCATTTACCAGCCGCCGGGCCAGACCGCTTAATCGAATCGGTACGGATGTATTTGCCATGACTCGCCGTGATTCCTTAACATAATGCTGTCGCCGATGCAGCAATAGTAGGGGAGTTAGGCGATAATTTCTAGTTTCTGATTCAAGCAGATAGTTAGGATCGCGTATAGTTTCTGCGATGTCATTTACCGGGGAAGCACTGATGCAAACATCTTCTGGCTGGCGAACGCTGGCACTTATCCTATGCACGGTTAGTTTACTGACTGCCTGTGGCCAAAAAGGCGATTTATATCTGCCTGAAGGCAAAGCACAAACAATTGAGGTGGCGTAACAAAGCATGGCTATTTTTCATTACCACGATGGGGAGCTGTTTGCTGAAAATGTCGCGGTTGCGGCCATCGCGGCGGCGCATGGTACGCCGGCTTATGTTTATTCTCGGGCTGCTTTGGAACAACATTGGCGGGCATTTGATACCGCGTTTGCGGCGCAACCGCATTTGGTGTGCTACGCCGTCAAAGCCAACTCCAATCTGGCTGTTTTAAATGTGCTGGCGCGGCTTGGATCTGGCTTTGATATTGTGTCCGCCGGTGAGTTAGCCCGCGTGCTGGCAGCAGGCGGTGAAGCAGAGCGGACGGTATTTTCTGGCGTGGGTAAAACGGCGGAAGAAATTGCCTATGCCTTAACGGCGAACATCCGCTGTTTTAATGTGGAATCGATTGCCGAACTAGAACGCATTAATCACGTTGCTGGTGAAATGAACAAAGTGGCGCCGGTCTCCATTCGCGTTAACCCAGATGTCGATGCGGGTACACATCCCTATATTTCAACGGGACTCAAAGAAAATAAATTTGGCATTGATATCAATTTGGCACCAGCGGTGTATCAACAGGCAGCGGCAATGCCCAATCTGGATGTGGTTGGTGTGGATTGTCATATTGGTTCACAACTAACCAGTGTGACGCCATTTGTCGACGCTTTGCAGCGGGTTTTAGGCTTGATTGATACGCTCGAGCAACAAGGCATTTCCATTCATCATCTGGATATTGGGGGTGGGTTGGGGATTCACTACAAAGATGAAACGCCGCCGACACCGGCTGCCTACGCAGCAGCGATGCAGTCTCTATTGCAAGGCCGGTCATTGGAGATTTTACTGGAGCCAGGACGCGCTATCGCCGGGAATGCTGGCTTGTTGGTGACACAAGTAGAATATATCAAGGCAACGGATGAGCGACGGTTTGCGATTGTGGATGCGGCGATGAATGATTTGCTGCGCCCATCGTTATATCAATCCTGGATGGCCATTGATCCGGTTCAACCACGTCAGAGTGAGGCGTTAAACTACGACATCGTAGGGCCAGTTTGTGAAACAGGTGATTTTTTGGGTAAAGACCGCAGCCTGGCAATCGCCCAAGGTGATTTATTGGCAATCCGCTCGGCTGGCGCTTATGGTTTTACGATGAGTTCAAATTATAATTCGCGCCCACGTGCCCCTGAGATCATGGTCGATGGTGATAGCGTTACTTTGGTTCGTGCGCGTGAGACAATCGAAAGCCTGTTTGCCAATGAGCAGATTTTGCAGGACTAAATGATGTTGAAATTCAGCAAAATGCACGGATTGGGTAATGATTTTGTCGTTATTGATGCGATACACCAAGACATTTCGTTGACAACAGCGCAGGTTCAGTTTCTGGCGGATCGGCACCGGGGTATTGGTTGCGATCAAGTGTTGCTGGTGGAAAAAAGTCAGCTTGAAAACGTCGATTTTCGTTATCGGATTTTTAATGCCGATGGTGGAGAAGTGGCGCAATGTGGCAATGGTGCGCGATGTTTTGCCCAATTTGTTCGTGACAAAGGGCTGACCGATAAAGCGACCATTGCGGTAGAAACGTCGGCTGGCATTATTTACCCGACATTGCATGCCAATGGCAATATTTCAGTTGATATGGGACAACCGCATTTTTTACCTGCAGAAGTCCCTTTTAGTGCAGAAGAACCGGCTAACACCTATATGCTGACGGTTGCGCCAGGTGAGCAAATTGAGATTGCGACACTGTCAATGGGTAACCCGCATGCGGTGATCTTGGTGGATGCGGTCGAGACCGCGCCGGTTGATACGCTGGGACCATCAATTGAATCACATCCACAGTTTCCCGAGCGGGTGAATGTCGGCTTTATGCAGTTGTGTGATCGGCAGACCATCAAGTTACGGGTTTTTGAGCGTGGCGCCGGTGAGACCAGTGCGTGTGGTACCGGTGCGTGTGCTGCCGTGGTCAGTGGCATTCGGCGGGGTTTATTAGCGCGCCAAGTCACGGTACAGTTAAAAGGTGGTTCGCTGTTAATCAATTGGCCTGATGATGATGCCAATGTCATCATGACGGGGCCAGCAACACAGGTGTTTGATGGAGAAATTGCGTGGGCAACCCTGAACCTTCTCTAAGCGCTGAACAGGTCAGTGCTTATTTAAAGCAGCATCGAGATTTTCTAATCAGTCAGCCTGATGTGCTGCAGGAATTGACCTTGGGGGATAGCCCCGATGGCACGGTGTCATTGGTCCATTTTCAGCGCAAACAGCTGGAACGAAAAACGCATCAGCTACAAGAACAACTCAATGCGTTACTCGAAAACGCAGAAAGTAATAATCAGCTCCAGCAACGGGTTAATGCGCTGATCTTGGCACTCATGGATTGTCAGGATGGTGAAGCCTTGCTAACCACGCTGGTGACAAAATTACATGAAGAATTTCAGGCGGATGCGGTATCACTGCAAATTTTTAGTCAGGAAACGATGCTGACTTTGCCGGATTTGAATGCCAATGTTGCGGTTATTCACCCCGATGATCCTCAGCTGAAAGCGTTTGATCATGTGTTGGCGAATCAGGTGCCGGTTTGTGGTCGTTTAACCAAAAAGCAAAAGCAAACACTGTTTGGGGAACAGGCCGAATCTGCCAACTCAATCGCCTGTCTGCCATTAGGGCAGAAACCTTGCGCAGGGTTACTTGCCATTGCCAGTCAGGATGCCAATCGATTTCACGCCGACATGGGGACAGAATATCTGCAATTTCTTGGTGATGTCTTTATGCGGCTGATGCGACGGTTTTATTGTGGACAAACAGCCTGATCTAAATGCGCCGTTACAGCAATTTCTGGATCATCTTGCCCAGCATCGCCGGCTGTCGCAGCATACGGTCACTAGCTATCAACGTGATTGTCAGCAGCTAAGTCGCTGGTGCCAGCAGCAAAAGATTACACACTGGCAACGTCTTAAACCGGTTGAGTTGCGTCAGTTTGTTTCAGGATTACATCGGCAGGGTCTATCTGCCAGAACGATTCATCGTCTGCTTTCTGCTGTCCGTAGTTTTTACCGGTATTTAATCCAAATATCGTTGGTTGATCACAATCCGGCACAATCCGTTCAGGCCCCTAAAACCGAGAAGCGGCTACCGAAAACATTTGATGTGGATCAGGTTTCGGCATTGCTGGATTTAACCCCTGATACCACCTTTGTTGCCTGCCGGGATCGCGCCATCATGGAGTTATTTTATTCTTCCGGATTGCGGTTAGCTGAGCTTGCGGCGTTGGATTTGCAAGATGTCGACTTTGCCGAGCAGCAACTCTGGGTACATGAAGGCAAAGGCGGCAAAGATCGTATTTTGCCAATGGGTAGCAAAGCCATAGCGGCATTAAAAAACTGGCTTGATAAACGTGAACAGCAGCGGTTGATAACGTCGACCGCATTATTTATTACACAGCAGGGTAGGCGACTGGGCGTGCGTAGCATTCAACAACGACTCGCCTACTGGGGTAAAAAGCACGGTTTGTCACAACACGTTCATCCGCACCGGCTAAGGCATGCTTTTGCGTCTCATATGCTGGAATCCAGTGGCGATTTGCGAGCGGTTCAGGAGTTATTGGGCCATGCGGATATCAGCACGACGCAAATTTATACTCATGTTGATTTTAATCATCTCGCCAAAGTCTATGATTCGGCGCATCCGCGTGCCAAGAAGCGTGACCGGTCCTGAGCCGAAGCAATATGCCGACATCAACGTAAAACAGCACATTTGACGATGCGGGAGTCATGAACTCAATGCGCTTGTTCCCAGCTATCACCGATACCCACACCAACTTCTAGCGGGACTTTTAACGCTGCTGCCTGAGTCATAAATTTTTCGATTTCGCGCTGCGCCAGTTCAACCTGCGTCTCCGGAACCTCAAAAACCAGTTCATCGTGTACTTGCATAATCATTCGGATACCGGTGTCGGACTCACTCAGCCAATGATGGATAGCGATCATGGCGCGTTTAATAATGTCTGCGGCACTACCTTGCATTGGCGCATTAATCGCTGTGCGTTCTGCATACTGACGTCGTAAACCATTACTGGAATTAATTTCGGGCAAATATAAACGCCGGCCAAAAATGGTCTCAACATAGCCATCTTTTTTGGCTTGTTCACGGGTGTGATTCATATAATCACGTACGCCGGGATAACGCTCAAAATAGGTCTCCATGTAACTGGCAGCCTGATGACGCTCGATACCAAGCTGAACAGACAAACCATGTGCAGACATGCCATAAATTAAACCAAAGTTAATGGCTTTGGCACTGCGTCGTTGATCACTTGTGACGTCTTGCGCTGCCACGGCGAAAATTTCTGAAGCAGTATGCCGATGAATATCTTCACCTTGCGAAAAAGCAGTCAGCAAACTCTGGTCACTTGATAAATGCGCCATGATGCGCAGTTCAATTTGCGAGTAATCGGCGGCCAGCAATTTGTATTCAGACTCGGGTACAAAGGCTTCACGAATACGCCGGCCCGTTTCTGTTCGAATAGGAATATTTTGCAAATTAGGATCAGACGACGAAAGTCGACCTGTCGCCGTCACCGCTTGATGATAGGAGGTATGAATACGACCGGTTTGCTGATTAACCTGTTGCGGCAGCTTGTCGGTATAGGTTGACTTGAGCTTACTCAGACTGCGGTACTGCATGATGACTTTAGGTAATGGATAGTCTTGATCGGCGAGATCCTGCAGCACATTCTCAGCCGTTGACGGTTGACCTTTGGGGGTTTTTTTCAGAACAGGCAGACCCTGTTTTTCGTAAAGAATTTCTTGTAATTGTTTCGGTGAACCCAAGTTAAAGGGCTGCTCAGCAAGTTCGTGAGCCTGCTTTTCTAATTGTACGATGTCATGTGCCAGCGTATCGCTTTGTTGTTGCAACATGAAAATATCAATATGCACGCCATTGCGTTCCAGTGTGTTTAAAACAGGCAGAAGCGGCATTTCGAGTTCACGGTAAACGGTTTTCAGTGAGGGAATAGCTTGTATCTTCGGCCACAGTTGCTGGTGAAGTTGCATGGTAATGTCGGCATCTTCACAGGCATAGGGTACCGCCTGCTCCAAAGCAATCTGATTAAAAGTGAGCTGTTTTTTACCCTTGCCTGCGATATCCTCAAAGTGAATGGTCTTTTGGCCTAAATATTTTTCGGCAAGCGAGTCCATATCATGTCGGGTTGCCGTACTATCAAGGACATACGATTGCAGCATGGTGTCGTGAGCAATGCCTTGCAAGTCGATATTATGATTAAGTAATACATGCCGATCGTATTTCAGATTCTGCCCCAGTTTGAGGATGCGCGCATCTTCCAAAATGGGTTTTAACGTTGCTAATGTCTGATCAAAGTCCAGCTGATCCGGTGCCCCGGGATAATCATGAGCTAACGGCAAATAAGCCGCTTCACCGGGATGAATGGCAAAGGACAGGCCAACAAGTCGCGCTTCCAGATAATTCAGGCTGGTGGTTTCTGTATCAAAGGCAAACAGGTCCGCTTTTTTCAGTCGCTCAAGCCATTCAGACAAGTGTTTTTCGCTGGTAATAACCTGATAATCGGTTTTTTGGGATGATTCGGGGGTGTTTGTCGTCATCGCATTGGCCGAACTCTCCGAGGTGATTTCTTGCCGCCAGGTTTTAAATTCATACTGTTCAAATAATGTTGACAGCGCCTTTAAATCCGGTTGTTTTATCGCCAGTGTATCGAGGTCGACGGGCAAATCGACATCCAGCTTAATCGTCGCCAGATCATAAGAGCGTGGTAAATCTTGTAAGGCGGCACGGAGCTTTTCACCTAATTTACCTTTTACCTCATTGGCGTTCTCAATAACGCCTTGCAGGCTGTGATATTGATTGAGCAATTTACTGGCTGTTTTTGGGCCGACGCTTTCAACCCCCGGAATGTTGTCCACTTTATCGCCC
The genomic region above belongs to Methylophaga frappieri and contains:
- the zapD gene encoding cell division protein ZapD, which gives rise to MSENTTTIYEQPLNERIRTFLRLEFLFARIHHSIQRDEIFSHREAIDAMLNVLSIFERSDLKAEIIKEVERLVTTLSALENTPGVDRQALDLLLAELDQTLDALQIRKAGIGQALKENEFLYSIRQRSSIAGGTCDFDLPAYHYWLQHTPLADRHNQLRYWLEQFVAVEAAIDISLRLIRGSTGFSDAQAENGFFQRSLDGNQPCQLIRVMINTQAAYFPEISGGKHRFTVRFMLFDINQRPQQINQDVPFRLSCCNM
- the coaE gene encoding dephospho-CoA kinase (Dephospho-CoA kinase (CoaE) performs the final step in coenzyme A biosynthesis.) → MLRVGLTGGAASGKSTVCKLLAEGGAKIIDADRLAKELSAPDQPAWRSILQTFGNQYALDDGQLDRKALRELIFTDEAARSKLEQILHPPIRKAIIAQMHNATADLVVIAVPLLIEAQMQDLFDRILVITADDKVKQQRLQQRDAISPQLARQILNAQIDEQRRLHYADDIIDNNHSQHALASQVEMLLKVYRQHCHFNKPAQ
- a CDS encoding prepilin peptidase; translation: MPVVDLLVSSTLAFVITATILGLLIGSFLNVVIHRIPLIMQRDWERQCHELMDSKAPTQSTLTLSRPRSRCPDCGKAIPALDNIPILSYLILGGRCRACRAPISIRYPLIELLTGVLSAIVAAHFGFSWACLGALLLTWLLIALTFIDVDKQLLPDNLTLPLLWMGLVFNLFNVFTDLTSAVIGAISGYMALWLVYQLFRLITGKEGMGYGDFKLLAALGAWLGWQFLPVIIILSSLVGAVLGICLILFKQHQHSQPIPFGPYLAAAGWLALIWGEQLNHAYLRLAGLA
- a CDS encoding type II secretion system F family protein yields the protein MAQAVAAKKKREPAPTLYLWQGTNKQGRRVKGQMTGEGVQAVRADLRRQGITPLKVRKKPKDLFAPRKPPIKPADIAIFSRMLATMMSSGVPLMQSMQIIGEGHENASMQEMILSIKADVESGTSLAESLSKFPLHFNDLYVSLVNAGEQSGTLEALLHEIATYQEKTEALKAKIRKALVYPAAIIVVAFIVTAILMIFVIPQFESLFTGFGADLPGLTKLVISISEVFQEKWWLIFGVLIGTVVGFMMAKKRSRKVQHFLDRLTLKLPVIGEVMTKGAIARFSRTFSVMFKAGVPMVDAMTSVAGATGNIVYTDATLAMRDDVATGTQLNKAMVDTELFPNMVIQMVAIGEESGSLDSMLAKVADFFEREVDDAVDNMTALLEPLIMAFLGVVVGTLVIAMYLPIFKLGAVV
- the pilB gene encoding type IV-A pilus assembly ATPase PilB, which encodes MANTSVPIRLSGLARRLVNEGLLSEEEAQSAQMAAKQAKQSLVTYLVNHKLLSSQKIADIASQEFGVPLFDIDTMNLELAPTSLFQEKLIRQHNALPLFQRGKRLFVAVSDPTNLQALDEFQFNTALNTYPVLVDEQKLALSIEKALDKREQQLDEFANADLDDIDLGPDDEVDRSADITESNIDDTPVVRFINGIMTQSIKAGASDIHFEPYENKYRVRIRIDGILHETKTAPVALSGRIAARLKVLSRMNIAERRVPQDGRMRLKLSKNKAIDFRVNTIPTLFGEKIVLRILDPTSAQMGIDALGYEEDQKQIFLDTMHKPYGMILVTGPTGSGKTVSLYTALNILNTDDRNISTAEDPAEINLPGINQVNVHPQIGLDFSQCLRAFLRQDPDVIMVGEIRDLETAEIAIKAAQTGHMVFSTLHTNDAPQTLTRLANMGVPAFNIASAVSLIIAQRLARRLCPKCKQPEDVPAETLLAEGFSQQQVDTGFKPYKAVGCDSCTAGYKGRVGIYQVMPVSEEMGRIIMENGNAIQLADQAEQEGIDDLRASGLKKVAAGLTSLEEINRVIKE
- the lptM gene encoding LPS translocon maturation chaperone LptM codes for the protein MQTSSGWRTLALILCTVSLLTACGQKGDLYLPEGKAQTIEVA
- the lysA gene encoding diaminopimelate decarboxylase; translation: MAIFHYHDGELFAENVAVAAIAAAHGTPAYVYSRAALEQHWRAFDTAFAAQPHLVCYAVKANSNLAVLNVLARLGSGFDIVSAGELARVLAAGGEAERTVFSGVGKTAEEIAYALTANIRCFNVESIAELERINHVAGEMNKVAPVSIRVNPDVDAGTHPYISTGLKENKFGIDINLAPAVYQQAAAMPNLDVVGVDCHIGSQLTSVTPFVDALQRVLGLIDTLEQQGISIHHLDIGGGLGIHYKDETPPTPAAYAAAMQSLLQGRSLEILLEPGRAIAGNAGLLVTQVEYIKATDERRFAIVDAAMNDLLRPSLYQSWMAIDPVQPRQSEALNYDIVGPVCETGDFLGKDRSLAIAQGDLLAIRSAGAYGFTMSSNYNSRPRAPEIMVDGDSVTLVRARETIESLFANEQILQD
- the dapF gene encoding diaminopimelate epimerase; this translates as MLKFSKMHGLGNDFVVIDAIHQDISLTTAQVQFLADRHRGIGCDQVLLVEKSQLENVDFRYRIFNADGGEVAQCGNGARCFAQFVRDKGLTDKATIAVETSAGIIYPTLHANGNISVDMGQPHFLPAEVPFSAEEPANTYMLTVAPGEQIEIATLSMGNPHAVILVDAVETAPVDTLGPSIESHPQFPERVNVGFMQLCDRQTIKLRVFERGAGETSACGTGACAAVVSGIRRGLLARQVTVQLKGGSLLINWPDDDANVIMTGPATQVFDGEIAWATLNLL
- a CDS encoding DUF484 family protein; this encodes MGNPEPSLSAEQVSAYLKQHRDFLISQPDVLQELTLGDSPDGTVSLVHFQRKQLERKTHQLQEQLNALLENAESNNQLQQRVNALILALMDCQDGEALLTTLVTKLHEEFQADAVSLQIFSQETMLTLPDLNANVAVIHPDDPQLKAFDHVLANQVPVCGRLTKKQKQTLFGEQAESANSIACLPLGQKPCAGLLAIASQDANRFHADMGTEYLQFLGDVFMRLMRRFYCGQTA
- the xerC gene encoding tyrosine recombinase XerC, giving the protein MDKQPDLNAPLQQFLDHLAQHRRLSQHTVTSYQRDCQQLSRWCQQQKITHWQRLKPVELRQFVSGLHRQGLSARTIHRLLSAVRSFYRYLIQISLVDHNPAQSVQAPKTEKRLPKTFDVDQVSALLDLTPDTTFVACRDRAIMELFYSSGLRLAELAALDLQDVDFAEQQLWVHEGKGGKDRILPMGSKAIAALKNWLDKREQQRLITSTALFITQQGRRLGVRSIQQRLAYWGKKHGLSQHVHPHRLRHAFASHMLESSGDLRAVQELLGHADISTTQIYTHVDFNHLAKVYDSAHPRAKKRDRS
- the polA gene encoding DNA polymerase I, producing the protein MTQSTAPLILVDGSSYLYRAYHAMPPLTNSAGEATGTIYGVVNMLRKLIKDYQPSRMAVVFDAKGKTFRHDLYSEYKATRPPMPDDLREQVTPIHDIVTAMGLPLLVIDGVEADDVIGTLARQATQNGIETVISTGDKDMAQLVSEHVTLVNTMNNTKTDIAAVKEKFGLKPDQIIDYLALMGDKVDNIPGVESVGPKTASKLLNQYHSLQGVIENANEVKGKLGEKLRAALQDLPRSYDLATIKLDVDLPVDLDTLAIKQPDLKALSTLFEQYEFKTWRQEITSESSANAMTTNTPESSQKTDYQVITSEKHLSEWLERLKKADLFAFDTETTSLNYLEARLVGLSFAIHPGEAAYLPLAHDYPGAPDQLDFDQTLATLKPILEDARILKLGQNLKYDRHVLLNHNIDLQGIAHDTMLQSYVLDSTATRHDMDSLAEKYLGQKTIHFEDIAGKGKKQLTFNQIALEQAVPYACEDADITMQLHQQLWPKIQAIPSLKTVYRELEMPLLPVLNTLERNGVHIDIFMLQQQSDTLAHDIVQLEKQAHELAEQPFNLGSPKQLQEILYEKQGLPVLKKTPKGQPSTAENVLQDLADQDYPLPKVIMQYRSLSKLKSTYTDKLPQQVNQQTGRIHTSYHQAVTATGRLSSSDPNLQNIPIRTETGRRIREAFVPESEYKLLAADYSQIELRIMAHLSSDQSLLTAFSQGEDIHRHTASEIFAVAAQDVTSDQRRSAKAINFGLIYGMSAHGLSVQLGIERHQAASYMETYFERYPGVRDYMNHTREQAKKDGYVETIFGRRLYLPEINSSNGLRRQYAERTAINAPMQGSAADIIKRAMIAIHHWLSESDTGIRMIMQVHDELVFEVPETQVELAQREIEKFMTQAAALKVPLEVGVGIGDSWEQAH